In the uncultured Methanobacterium sp. genome, one interval contains:
- a CDS encoding DUF166 domain-containing protein has translation MKIAIVTDGPYGERAYATIKEEFDCDYVVMEAPTSTFMDEIDLPPETLARLENADIILTYILHPDLALDLVDALHSKVEWIIVGAWRGEGFKNQLESYGNVTCPENMCDLTENGNPVFDEFVSKFGRPVVRVNCQGDKVVDVEVIRCSPCGSTRFVAEEMIGENTDTLPIKAGLRIQHYPCRAPKMRLFADDECKKEMAANFHKKAFQEALNEKKKKND, from the coding sequence ATGAAAATAGCCATAGTCACAGATGGGCCCTACGGTGAACGTGCGTATGCAACCATTAAAGAAGAATTTGATTGTGATTACGTTGTAATGGAAGCACCGACTTCCACTTTCATGGATGAGATCGATCTTCCTCCTGAAACCCTGGCCCGACTGGAAAATGCAGATATTATTCTAACATATATATTACACCCGGATCTTGCCCTTGACCTGGTGGATGCCCTTCACAGTAAGGTGGAATGGATAATCGTTGGTGCCTGGAGAGGGGAAGGTTTCAAAAACCAGCTGGAAAGTTATGGTAATGTAACCTGCCCTGAGAACATGTGCGACCTCACAGAGAATGGTAATCCTGTCTTTGATGAATTCGTATCCAAATTTGGCAGACCTGTAGTTAGGGTTAACTGCCAGGGGGATAAAGTTGTGGATGTGGAAGTAATCCGCTGCTCCCCATGTGGTAGCACCAGATTCGTTGCTGAGGAAATGATAGGCGAAAATACGGACACCCTACCGATTAAAGCCGGCCTTAGAATACAACACTACCCCTGCCGTGCTCCTAAAATGCGACTTTTTGCTGATGATGAGTGCAAGAAGGAAATGGCTGCTAACTTCCATAAGAAAGCCTTTCAAGAAGCTTTAAATGAAAAGAAGAAAAAAAATGATTAA
- the argB gene encoding acetylglutamate kinase, whose protein sequence is METVNILVEALPYIKKFHQKKIMIKYGGHAMIDAAAKSSTARDTVLLKYVGMKPIVVHGGGPEISRSMSKLGKEPKFIGGLRVTDQETMDIVKMVLVGKINTEIVSNIGLHGGKGVGISGKDNMLLKARKRSPQIVVNQETGEEQMVDLGLVGEIESINPEILKVLTENNYVPVISPIGVDDKGETLNLNADTVAGEVAGEVGAEKLIILTDVPGILRDHSDPESLIKRVTIPEVMDLIEDGTVRDGMLPKVLTCISALEKGVKSAHIIDGRIKHSVLLEIFTKQGIGTMITR, encoded by the coding sequence ATGGAAACTGTTAACATTCTCGTTGAGGCCCTGCCTTACATCAAAAAATTCCACCAAAAAAAGATCATGATTAAATACGGTGGCCACGCCATGATCGACGCTGCTGCCAAGAGTTCCACAGCCAGGGACACCGTACTCCTGAAATATGTGGGAATGAAACCCATCGTAGTCCATGGAGGAGGTCCTGAAATATCCCGTTCCATGAGTAAACTGGGTAAAGAACCCAAATTCATCGGAGGACTGCGGGTGACAGACCAGGAAACAATGGACATTGTTAAAATGGTTCTGGTAGGCAAGATCAACACTGAAATTGTATCCAACATAGGCCTCCACGGAGGTAAAGGAGTGGGAATCTCGGGTAAAGATAACATGCTACTTAAGGCCCGCAAGCGCTCCCCCCAGATAGTGGTAAATCAGGAAACTGGTGAAGAACAGATGGTAGACCTGGGTTTAGTGGGAGAGATAGAATCCATCAATCCTGAAATCCTGAAGGTCCTGACCGAAAACAATTACGTGCCTGTTATTAGTCCCATTGGAGTGGATGATAAGGGTGAAACACTAAATTTAAACGCAGACACCGTTGCGGGTGAAGTTGCAGGTGAAGTAGGCGCAGAAAAGCTGATCATACTCACCGATGTACCAGGTATACTGCGTGATCATTCCGACCCAGAAAGTCTTATTAAGAGGGTCACCATACCGGAAGTCATGGATCTGATTGAAGATGGCACTGTCCGTGATGGTATGTTGCCCAAGGTCCTCACCTGCATAAGCGCCCTGGAAAAGGGAGTTAAATCAGCTCATATAATAGATGGACGGATAAAACACAGCGTGCTACTGGAAATATTCACCAAACAGGGTATCGGAACCATGATAACCCGGTAA
- a CDS encoding metalloregulator ArsR/SmtB family transcription factor has protein sequence MKGEDVCDVQCINEDSVREVKSQMLDDETFQMISDNFKVLSDPTRLKILYALILKEVCVCDLAAVLEMTDSAISHQLRLLRHRNLVKFRKKGKMAYYSISDPRVIEMIKMEAELTQ, from the coding sequence ATGAAAGGGGAAGATGTTTGTGATGTTCAATGCATCAACGAAGATTCAGTAAGAGAAGTTAAATCACAAATGCTCGATGATGAAACCTTTCAAATGATTTCTGATAACTTTAAAGTACTCAGTGATCCCACTAGATTAAAAATACTGTACGCACTCATACTGAAAGAGGTTTGTGTCTGTGATTTAGCTGCGGTCTTAGAGATGACCGACTCTGCAATATCCCATCAGCTCAGATTATTAAGGCATCGAAATCTGGTTAAATTTCGTAAAAAAGGAAAAATGGCCTATTATTCAATTTCAGACCCCAGGGTCATAGAAATGATCAAAATGGAAGCAGAACTTACCCAATAA
- a CDS encoding PAS domain S-box protein: MSIKGNINVLLVEDNPGDAVIINEMFREIPQIQFNIFHAQRLSEGAEALGENDFHIILLDLQLPDSQGPQTFNQIHNLAPEIPIIILTGLEDEDFAIEIVGEGAQDYLVKGQVDSKLLARCINYSIERKHIEHRLRESEEKYRLMVEKIHSGVFFVNSKNELSYVNNQMAKMLGFTVTEMLNKDISQFTNPEGESCFKKHLKKVKKGREFREKLAKTYELEFLNKNGSSFWVLVSTNPLFKPSGEYLGAISIMTDISSRKGIEKSLMDAMIEKDRDFFMIMGNMVEAMKPLIQESNIKNHVVEEFDIKFT; encoded by the coding sequence ATGAGTATTAAAGGAAATATTAACGTTCTTCTGGTGGAGGATAACCCCGGAGATGCTGTGATTATAAATGAAATGTTCAGGGAAATCCCTCAAATTCAATTCAATATTTTCCATGCCCAGCGTCTTTCTGAAGGAGCAGAAGCCCTTGGTGAAAATGATTTCCATATAATTTTACTGGATCTTCAATTACCCGACAGCCAGGGACCCCAAACTTTCAACCAGATCCATAATCTGGCACCAGAAATACCTATAATAATACTCACCGGACTGGAAGATGAAGATTTTGCCATAGAAATAGTAGGCGAAGGTGCACAGGACTATCTGGTTAAAGGACAGGTGGACAGTAAATTACTGGCCCGATGCATAAACTATTCTATTGAACGAAAACACATAGAACACCGCTTAAGGGAAAGTGAAGAAAAATACCGTTTAATGGTGGAAAAAATTCATTCAGGAGTTTTTTTTGTTAATTCCAAGAATGAACTAAGCTATGTTAATAATCAAATGGCTAAAATGTTAGGTTTTACTGTAACCGAGATGCTCAATAAAGACATATCCCAGTTCACCAATCCAGAAGGGGAATCCTGCTTCAAAAAACACCTGAAAAAAGTCAAAAAAGGGCGTGAATTCCGGGAAAAATTAGCCAAAACCTATGAATTGGAATTTTTAAACAAGAACGGATCTAGTTTCTGGGTTTTAGTATCTACTAACCCATTATTCAAACCTAGCGGCGAATATTTAGGCGCAATTTCTATTATGACTGATATCAGCTCACGAAAAGGGATTGAAAAATCGTTGATGGATGCCATGATTGAAAAAGACCGGGACTTCTTTATGATAATGGGAAACATGGTAGAAGCAATGAAACCCCTGATTCAGGAGAGCAATATTAAGAACCATGTTGTTGAAGAATTTGACATTAAATTCACCTAA
- a CDS encoding response regulator, protein MKYKLFKSVEVLLVEDNPGDVRLIQEVFKEAKIKNVLHVARDGEEAMKMLRLEGENPTRIPDLILLDLNLPKKDGRAVLKEIKKDDKLKCIPVVVLTSSIRDEDLIETYKNNANCYIAKPVDLDQLIKVVQNIGEFWLDIVKLPPRD, encoded by the coding sequence ATGAAATATAAATTGTTTAAATCAGTGGAAGTACTGCTGGTTGAAGATAACCCTGGAGATGTACGTTTGATCCAGGAAGTATTCAAGGAAGCCAAAATTAAAAACGTATTGCATGTGGCTCGTGATGGAGAAGAAGCAATGAAAATGCTCCGCCTGGAAGGGGAAAATCCTACCCGGATTCCGGACTTGATATTGCTGGATTTGAACCTGCCAAAAAAGGATGGGAGAGCTGTTTTAAAGGAAATAAAAAAAGACGATAAATTGAAATGTATTCCAGTGGTGGTTTTAACCAGTTCCATTAGGGATGAAGATCTGATTGAAACGTATAAGAATAACGCCAACTGTTACATAGCAAAACCAGTAGATCTGGACCAGTTAATCAAAGTGGTTCAGAATATTGGTGAATTCTGGCTGGACATTGTGAAACTGCCACCCCGAGATTAG